Proteins encoded by one window of Methermicoccus shengliensis DSM 18856:
- a CDS encoding AI-2E family transporter has protein sequence MDEYDGLGLLLRHRWKVAAAIMLSLIVVLIGYIAAPLADGVMLGIVLAYVGRPLRRWFLRKPLIGRFSSVMTTACVVLPIVVILTLGFIEIVGWVRFLVEHHQEVGVYISRALLQLELPEWAYVELLRWSQSLIATPLESVAPLLRNIPITRYAWEIGLLVLNMFISVFVCYFLLADGERLVSSLMRVVPREHAGVLERYVVRLDSILRGIFMGTIYTATIVTLISVVVFAYFRIPSTLAFSSLVFIAALVPLFSGAMIVGPLAIYKYIEFGLPDAVVFLVVCVLCIYAPAELVIRPYIVSSETSIHPLLLLIAFIGGGLAGGIAGFFFAPILLGALVAAYELYSEGIGSQDGEA, from the coding sequence ATGGATGAGTATGATGGGCTCGGACTATTGCTGAGGCATCGATGGAAGGTGGCTGCCGCCATCATGCTCTCACTCATCGTGGTACTCATAGGCTACATAGCAGCCCCCCTCGCAGATGGTGTGATGCTGGGCATCGTGCTGGCTTATGTGGGCCGTCCCTTGAGGCGGTGGTTTCTCAGAAAGCCCCTCATCGGAAGGTTCTCCTCTGTTATGACCACTGCATGTGTGGTACTTCCCATAGTGGTGATACTGACACTGGGCTTTATTGAGATTGTGGGGTGGGTCCGTTTCCTTGTGGAGCATCATCAGGAGGTGGGGGTGTATATCTCACGAGCGCTACTGCAGCTCGAGCTTCCAGAGTGGGCATATGTGGAGCTTTTGAGATGGTCTCAGAGCCTCATTGCCACACCCCTCGAGTCCGTGGCTCCCCTGTTGAGGAACATTCCCATCACAAGGTATGCATGGGAGATTGGGCTGCTGGTGCTCAACATGTTCATCTCGGTGTTCGTGTGCTATTTCCTCCTGGCAGATGGTGAGAGGCTGGTGTCTTCCCTCATGAGGGTCGTGCCCAGGGAGCACGCCGGGGTGCTGGAGCGCTACGTGGTGAGGCTGGACTCCATCCTCAGGGGCATATTCATGGGCACTATATATACCGCCACCATCGTAACGCTGATCTCTGTGGTGGTGTTTGCGTACTTTCGCATCCCGAGCACCCTCGCCTTCTCATCTCTGGTGTTCATAGCAGCCCTCGTTCCCCTCTTCTCTGGTGCCATGATAGTGGGGCCACTCGCGATATACAAGTACATCGAGTTTGGGCTACCAGACGCCGTGGTGTTTCTCGTGGTGTGTGTGCTGTGCATATACGCTCCAGCAGAGCTGGTGATAAGGCCATACATCGTGAGCTCAGAAACGAGCATCCATCCTCTCCTGCTGCTCATCGCCTTCATCGGAGGCGGGCTCGCAGGAGGTATCGCTGGCTTCTTCTTTGCCCCCATCCTCCTGGGTGCTCTGGTGGCTGCATACGAGCTGTACTCAGAGGGCATTGGCTCACAGGATGGCGAAGCATGA
- a CDS encoding signal recognition particle subunit SRP19/SEC65 family protein yields MPERDHHVLWTCYFDARCTRAMGRRVPRRLATKEVSVEELSRACEQLGLSPRAEEGARHPRTWWMMEGRVLVEKRMPKQRLIREVARRIKDMKNTIQHP; encoded by the coding sequence ATGCCAGAGAGAGACCACCACGTGCTCTGGACGTGCTACTTCGATGCCAGATGTACGAGGGCAATGGGAAGGAGGGTGCCAAGACGGCTTGCCACAAAAGAGGTGAGTGTAGAAGAACTCTCGAGGGCATGCGAGCAGCTTGGGCTCTCACCACGCGCCGAGGAGGGGGCGCGCCATCCACGCACATGGTGGATGATGGAGGGAAGGGTGCTCGTAGAAAAGAGGATGCCCAAGCAGAGGCTCATAAGGGAGGTTGCCCGCAGAATAAAGGACATGAAGAACACTATACAACACCCCTAA
- a CDS encoding cation:proton antiporter produces the protein MESILTIGLVLLSLGMGGLVAARLRQSVIPAYILVGLLLGPHGLSLVHPSALLDAFATLGLVLLLLFIGLEFSLKQLLGSYKDITSSGTIDLVLNVGAGVLIGYIAGLGLYEVLFIAGIVYISSSGIVAKALVDFRKLANPEAEVILGIMVFEDLVMAVYMALLIALVSKHNGIGGIAIAIVLIMLFLIATALLSRRFSHIVSRAIDIPSEELFLLTVLGTALLFSVLASRFGISEAVGAFLFGLLLSETEHAERVKERLLPIKDVFASIFFFSFGLIIDPRMLIALAPLLALSVAIGLLSKVVGGVVAGHLRGLSGRASLATGMSITPRGEFSLVLSQLAVASGMSYFVASFTAGFVLLTSIMGVMLTRYSDALYASAAKIALRARRAR, from the coding sequence ATGGAGAGCATTTTAACAATAGGGCTGGTGCTGCTCTCGCTGGGCATGGGGGGGCTCGTGGCGGCGAGGCTCAGGCAGTCCGTAATCCCGGCATACATACTCGTGGGGTTGCTGCTTGGGCCCCACGGGCTCTCGCTCGTGCACCCCTCTGCACTCCTGGATGCATTCGCCACGCTGGGGCTCGTGCTCCTGTTGCTCTTCATAGGGCTGGAGTTCTCGCTCAAGCAGCTTCTCGGCTCGTACAAGGACATCACCTCCTCTGGCACGATAGACCTCGTGTTAAACGTGGGGGCTGGAGTGCTGATAGGCTACATCGCTGGACTCGGGCTATATGAGGTGCTGTTCATCGCCGGCATCGTGTACATCAGCAGCTCTGGCATCGTGGCCAAGGCCCTCGTGGACTTCAGAAAGCTCGCCAACCCCGAGGCAGAGGTGATTCTCGGGATAATGGTGTTCGAGGACCTTGTAATGGCAGTGTACATGGCGCTGCTCATCGCCCTCGTGAGCAAGCACAATGGAATCGGGGGGATTGCCATTGCCATCGTGCTCATAATGCTGTTTCTAATAGCCACCGCCCTCCTCTCGAGAAGGTTCAGCCACATCGTCTCGAGGGCAATTGACATCCCGTCTGAGGAGCTGTTCTTGCTCACCGTGCTGGGCACCGCACTGCTATTTTCGGTGCTCGCCTCGAGGTTCGGCATCTCGGAGGCAGTGGGAGCGTTTCTGTTCGGGCTGCTGCTCTCCGAAACGGAGCACGCAGAGCGGGTGAAGGAAAGGCTGCTGCCCATCAAGGACGTGTTTGCATCCATATTCTTCTTCTCGTTTGGGCTGATAATAGACCCGAGGATGCTCATTGCACTCGCACCCCTGCTCGCCCTCTCGGTGGCAATCGGGCTATTGTCCAAGGTCGTGGGCGGCGTGGTGGCAGGGCACCTGCGTGGACTTAGCGGCAGGGCTTCGCTCGCCACTGGTATGAGCATCACGCCGAGGGGGGAGTTCTCTCTCGTGCTCTCCCAGCTCGCCGTGGCATCGGGCATGAGCTACTTCGTCGCTTCCTTTACCGCTGGCTTCGTGCTGCTGACCTCTATAATGGGGGTGATGCTCACAAGGTACTCGGACGCACTGTATGCCAGCGCTGCAAAGATTGCACTCAGAGCACGCCGAGCTCGCTGA
- a CDS encoding DUF2098 domain-containing protein: protein MEQAAEAALDLYGRPIKKGDAVKYVGTGTTGKVKDILKDSEGVWVMLDTTELLYKPEYLVYEEEVKKRHEEEITYTLEEIIRLQEQRAEKMREIEADHENIETGG, encoded by the coding sequence AGGCAGCAGAGGCGGCGCTCGACCTCTATGGAAGACCCATAAAGAAGGGGGACGCAGTGAAATACGTTGGGACGGGCACCACTGGAAAGGTGAAGGACATCCTGAAAGACTCAGAGGGCGTGTGGGTGATGCTGGACACCACCGAGCTACTCTACAAGCCAGAATACCTCGTGTATGAGGAAGAAGTGAAGAAAAGGCATGAGGAGGAGATTACCTACACGCTGGAGGAGATCATAAGGCTTCAGGAGCAGCGGGCTGAGAAGATGAGGGAGATAGAAGCCGACCACGAGAATATTGAGACTGGGGGCTAA
- a CDS encoding DNA topoisomerase IV subunit A, whose protein sequence is MSTDERNKTAAERLIALVERFYDQLSRGEVPSLELPTRVKTNIELDEHSDVWVYGSDTTLRSFKTIRGAKSLLKLAYTVHLLLEEHLKNGRSSTLRELYYISEGWGPAKFKEQPESDRLVEDIEILTGLQREFFHMRPEEDGASMYGPIRVREATRRGVRDIHCQDDVGEVGYQIPFDVDRVEFLECDAKFVLAIETGGMYARLIENGFDEQHDALLVHLKGQPARSTRRLLRRLNDELGLPIVVFTDGDPWSYRIYASIAYGAIKSAHLSEYMATPSAMFLGVQPEDIGRYELPTDRLTEQDIRALRSELSDPRFDTPYWKRQLNLQLEENKKAEQQAFAKRGLEYVSTEYLPERLSELGVL, encoded by the coding sequence ATGAGCACCGATGAGAGAAACAAAACCGCAGCCGAGAGGCTGATTGCCCTTGTGGAGCGCTTCTATGACCAGCTCAGCAGGGGGGAGGTGCCGAGCCTCGAGCTTCCCACACGGGTGAAGACCAACATCGAGCTCGATGAGCACTCTGATGTGTGGGTGTATGGCAGTGATACCACCTTGCGCTCGTTCAAGACCATCAGGGGAGCAAAGAGCCTGCTAAAGCTCGCATACACAGTGCACCTGCTGCTCGAGGAGCATCTGAAGAACGGCAGGAGCTCCACGCTGCGAGAGCTTTACTACATATCAGAGGGCTGGGGGCCCGCCAAGTTCAAGGAGCAGCCAGAGAGCGACAGACTGGTGGAGGACATCGAGATACTCACTGGACTTCAGCGGGAGTTTTTCCACATGCGTCCAGAGGAGGATGGCGCCTCGATGTATGGGCCCATAAGGGTGAGGGAGGCAACGAGGCGGGGCGTAAGAGATATTCACTGTCAGGATGATGTGGGAGAGGTGGGCTATCAGATTCCCTTCGATGTCGATAGGGTGGAGTTTTTGGAGTGCGATGCCAAGTTCGTGCTCGCCATCGAGACTGGCGGCATGTATGCGAGGCTCATAGAAAATGGGTTCGATGAACAGCACGATGCACTGCTCGTGCACCTCAAGGGTCAGCCAGCCCGCAGCACCAGGAGGCTTTTGAGACGCCTCAACGATGAGCTTGGGCTGCCCATCGTGGTGTTTACCGATGGAGACCCATGGAGCTATCGGATATATGCCTCCATTGCGTATGGAGCGATAAAGAGTGCCCACCTCTCGGAGTACATGGCGACGCCTTCCGCGATGTTCCTTGGGGTGCAGCCAGAGGACATCGGTAGATATGAGCTGCCCACCGACAGGCTCACCGAGCAGGACATAAGGGCGCTCAGAAGCGAGCTCTCTGACCCGCGGTTTGATACACCGTACTGGAAAAGACAGCTCAACCTCCAGCTCGAGGAAAACAAGAAGGCTGAGCAGCAGGCATTTGCCAAGCGTGGACTCGAGTATGTGAGCACGGAGTATCTGCCAGAGCGGCTCAGCGAGCTCGGCGTGCTCTGA
- a CDS encoding DNA topoisomerase VI subunit B produces the protein MDARIAEELAKKQRSISIAEFFEKNRHILGFDSAPKALLNTVKEAVDNALDACEDAGVLPNILVEISQRGEGIYRVVVEDNGPGIVKEQIPRIFGKLLYGSRFHALRQSRGQQGIGISGAVLHAQLSTGTPTRIISKPGLRSPAHLYELLINTSTNEPEVVRDEVVDWDRPRGTRVELELSGSYVRARRQSVYEYLRSTAIVNPHARIVLREPDGNEVVFERATDVMPKPPSEIKIHPHGIELGTLLKLVRQSEHPTLEAFLIDTFSSVGRLTAKNICELAGIEGTRAPKGLEKEEIKKLYAAMHSPSLKVKAPPTECLSPITEPLIREGIRKEYEVDFIATSSRPPSAYRGFPFLVEVAVAYGGTLSSDDRATILRFANRVPLLYQQGGCALTRAIEDINWRQYSLSQSAGSVPSGPVLILVHVASVNVPFTSESKEAVAEVPEIVYEVKQALKDAGRKLRAYLSRREVLAKRRQKEVIIKKLLPLMSRKVSEILSRPEPSLEPVIAKVMGKVHIDRLVEPTLGGYKVVMPIVNHSELKQSFVLREVAAYKVEDATPAPKSTSVDGVYEHRWKLTLRAGERRELTYVVRDGDPNHSERFVEGLDGEMVIGARALEGEQ, from the coding sequence ATGGATGCGAGGATAGCGGAGGAGCTTGCAAAGAAACAGCGCTCCATATCGATAGCCGAGTTCTTCGAGAAGAACCGCCACATACTGGGCTTTGACTCAGCCCCCAAGGCACTGCTCAACACCGTGAAAGAGGCAGTGGACAACGCACTGGATGCCTGCGAGGATGCGGGCGTGCTTCCCAACATTCTCGTGGAGATAAGCCAGAGGGGGGAAGGCATATACAGGGTGGTGGTGGAGGATAATGGCCCGGGCATCGTGAAGGAGCAGATACCGAGGATATTTGGAAAACTGCTGTACGGCTCGAGGTTTCATGCTCTCAGGCAGTCAAGGGGTCAGCAGGGGATTGGAATCTCTGGCGCGGTGCTGCATGCCCAGCTCTCCACTGGCACCCCCACGCGCATCATATCCAAGCCCGGGCTGAGGAGTCCAGCCCACCTCTATGAGCTGCTCATCAACACCAGCACCAACGAGCCAGAGGTGGTGAGAGATGAGGTGGTGGACTGGGACAGGCCGAGGGGAACGAGAGTGGAGCTGGAGCTTTCTGGCTCGTATGTGCGGGCAAGAAGGCAGTCGGTGTACGAGTATCTGCGCTCCACGGCAATCGTGAACCCCCATGCCAGAATTGTGCTCAGGGAGCCAGATGGCAACGAGGTGGTGTTCGAGAGGGCGACCGATGTGATGCCCAAGCCTCCAAGCGAGATTAAGATTCATCCCCATGGCATCGAGCTTGGAACGCTGCTCAAGCTCGTACGACAGTCAGAGCATCCAACACTGGAGGCATTTCTAATAGACACCTTTTCCAGCGTGGGCAGGCTCACGGCAAAGAACATATGTGAGCTTGCTGGCATCGAGGGCACGAGGGCGCCAAAGGGGCTTGAAAAGGAGGAGATAAAGAAGCTGTATGCTGCGATGCACAGCCCCTCGCTCAAGGTGAAGGCACCTCCCACCGAGTGCCTCTCACCCATCACGGAGCCCCTCATAAGGGAGGGCATAAGAAAGGAATATGAGGTGGACTTCATAGCCACATCCAGCCGTCCACCCTCTGCATACCGCGGTTTTCCCTTCCTCGTGGAGGTGGCGGTTGCCTATGGTGGCACCCTATCCTCGGATGACAGGGCCACCATCCTCAGGTTTGCCAACAGGGTGCCATTGCTGTATCAGCAAGGGGGATGTGCCCTGACGAGGGCAATCGAGGACATAAACTGGAGGCAGTACTCCCTAAGCCAGTCAGCGGGCAGTGTGCCCTCGGGTCCCGTGCTCATACTGGTGCACGTGGCAAGTGTGAACGTGCCATTCACGTCGGAGTCCAAGGAGGCGGTTGCCGAGGTGCCCGAAATCGTCTATGAGGTGAAGCAGGCGCTGAAGGATGCTGGCAGAAAGCTCAGGGCATATCTTTCAAGGCGGGAGGTGCTCGCCAAGCGCAGGCAGAAGGAGGTGATAATCAAGAAGCTGCTTCCACTGATGAGCAGAAAGGTGTCCGAGATACTGTCGAGACCAGAGCCCAGCCTTGAGCCCGTGATAGCCAAGGTGATGGGCAAGGTGCACATCGACAGGCTGGTGGAGCCCACCCTCGGTGGCTACAAGGTGGTGATGCCCATCGTCAACCATTCGGAGCTCAAGCAGAGCTTCGTGCTGAGAGAGGTGGCAGCATATAAGGTGGAGGATGCCACTCCAGCACCAAAGAGCACCTCGGTGGATGGTGTGTATGAGCATAGGTGGAAGCTCACGCTCAGGGCTGGAGAGCGCCGCGAGCTGACATATGTGGTGAGAGATGGAGACCCCAACCACTCCGAGCGATTTGTCGAGGGGCTCGATGGGGAGATGGTCATAGGAGCAAGGGCGCTGGAGGGTGAGCAATGA
- a CDS encoding acetylornithine transaminase, whose product MHIDEIVEKDARYVMPTYGRLKVAFERGRGALLYDTEGREYIDFVAGIAVNVLGHSHPALVEALCEQAKSLMHTSNLYYIEKQAELAERLCTISHMDRVFFCNSGAEAIEGAMKLARRITGRSKFVACEHSFHGRTIGALSITHKPEARLPFMPLLDAEFVPYGDAEAAAAAIDEDTAAFVVEPVQGEGGVNIPPRDFLPAVRDACDDAGALLVLDEVQTGFGRCGRWFAKEHFGVEPDIMTCAKAMAGGFPMGAVLAREGVSFSRGEHGSTFAGSPLACACALATIHTIESEHLIERAERLGRYFLQQLRGVESVLGCKVVEARGMGLMLALEMDGQCASVVDAALANGLLFNCTAGRVLRFVPPLVIEKEHIDRAINFLRENP is encoded by the coding sequence ATGCACATCGATGAGATTGTGGAGAAGGATGCAAGATACGTGATGCCAACCTATGGAAGGCTGAAGGTGGCGTTCGAACGGGGACGTGGTGCACTGCTGTACGACACAGAGGGGAGGGAGTACATCGACTTTGTGGCCGGCATCGCAGTGAACGTGCTGGGACACAGCCATCCAGCGCTCGTGGAGGCGCTGTGCGAGCAGGCCAAAAGCCTCATGCACACCTCGAACCTGTACTACATCGAGAAGCAGGCAGAGCTCGCAGAGAGGCTGTGCACAATCTCCCACATGGACAGGGTGTTCTTCTGCAACTCTGGAGCAGAGGCGATAGAGGGGGCAATGAAGCTCGCACGCAGGATAACGGGCAGAAGCAAGTTCGTGGCATGCGAGCACTCATTTCATGGACGCACCATTGGGGCGCTCTCCATCACCCACAAGCCAGAGGCGAGGCTACCCTTCATGCCCCTGCTGGATGCCGAGTTTGTGCCCTATGGGGATGCCGAGGCTGCAGCAGCTGCCATAGACGAGGATACAGCCGCCTTTGTGGTGGAGCCCGTACAGGGAGAGGGGGGTGTAAACATCCCCCCAAGGGATTTTCTGCCGGCAGTGAGAGATGCGTGTGATGATGCGGGGGCGCTGCTCGTGCTCGATGAGGTGCAGACTGGGTTTGGCAGGTGTGGCAGGTGGTTTGCGAAGGAGCACTTTGGGGTGGAGCCCGACATAATGACGTGTGCCAAGGCGATGGCTGGAGGGTTTCCCATGGGCGCCGTGCTGGCAAGGGAGGGCGTTAGCTTCTCGAGGGGTGAGCACGGCTCTACCTTTGCGGGAAGCCCCCTCGCGTGTGCGTGTGCGCTCGCCACCATCCACACAATCGAGAGCGAGCACCTGATAGAGAGGGCGGAGCGACTCGGAAGGTACTTCCTCCAGCAGTTGAGAGGCGTTGAGAGCGTGCTCGGATGCAAGGTGGTGGAGGCAAGGGGCATGGGGCTCATGCTGGCGCTCGAGATGGATGGACAGTGCGCCAGCGTGGTGGATGCCGCCCTTGCCAATGGGCTACTGTTCAACTGCACCGCTGGACGGGTGCTTCGGTTTGTGCCCCCTCTGGTGATAGAAAAGGAGCACATCGATAGAGCTATTAACTTTCTTAGAGAGAATCCATAG
- a CDS encoding glucose-6-phosphate isomerase family protein has translation MRTMEFGGRLVEPDVRLLGDMESVIYDRKWLEQADPSMELYYMYRDLALSRRDRDTLLEHGLRYDITVIPPMRLGCEYVKTAGHYHPPVPGTTLSYPELYEVLSGEAVYLLQRPKDSHYDVVEDVIVVEAGAGDKVLIPPNYGHITINRSRKTLRMANLVSRDFSSNYEPIREHHGGAYYLTERGFVRNESYTRVPPIRHCPPTNTSLAHLSKQREIYALLRTPEVLGYLTRPQEYTELFERLFSGCP, from the coding sequence ATGCGCACCATGGAGTTTGGGGGAAGGCTGGTGGAGCCAGATGTGAGGCTGCTTGGGGACATGGAGTCAGTGATATACGACAGAAAGTGGCTCGAGCAGGCAGACCCCAGCATGGAGCTTTACTACATGTATCGGGACCTTGCACTCTCAAGGAGGGACAGGGATACACTGCTCGAACATGGGCTGAGGTATGACATCACGGTGATTCCTCCGATGAGGCTGGGGTGTGAGTATGTGAAGACAGCTGGACACTACCATCCCCCTGTGCCCGGCACCACTCTGTCGTACCCCGAGCTGTACGAGGTGCTCTCTGGTGAGGCAGTGTACCTGCTCCAGCGACCGAAGGATTCGCACTATGATGTGGTGGAGGATGTGATAGTGGTGGAGGCAGGGGCAGGGGACAAGGTGCTCATTCCTCCCAACTATGGGCACATCACCATCAACCGCTCCCGCAAGACGTTGAGGATGGCAAACCTCGTATCTCGGGATTTCAGCTCCAACTATGAGCCCATTCGTGAGCACCATGGAGGTGCGTACTACCTTACAGAGAGGGGCTTTGTGAGAAACGAGAGCTACACCAGGGTACCCCCCATCAGGCACTGTCCCCCCACCAACACATCGCTTGCGCACCTCTCAAAGCAGAGGGAGATATATGCCCTGCTCAGAACTCCCGAGGTGCTCGGATACCTCACCCGCCCCCAGGAGTACACCGAGCTGTTTGAGAGGTTGTTTTCGGGATGTCCATGA
- the priS gene encoding DNA primase catalytic subunit PriS has protein sequence MNRRTLEFVSRRFRSYYARAHIPEPPRAREREWAFVRFESLPAFVVRRHMGFSTFDDVLLFLRSEAPMHAYYSTALYANPSAQSMQKKGWRGAELIFDLDADHLRDAPQSYSAMLELVKKETLKLVELIVDDFGFEDVHVVFSGGRGYHVHVRDEAVLSLGSSERREIVDYVRATGIELGYVMDRWSQRKVGHGWSARLARCVGRHIAQYAAMEPKDALRALQKFPGVGKKRAERLLALARRIARGEPPEGWVGELALWDTRKFTIPLLERCVRTLLCEVDEPVSTDIKRLIRLEGSLHGKTGLRVVPIGGVEDLRTFEPLSDAIAFSDAPVRVRMLKPSTMEFCGEREHVEQGECELPEYAAIYFMCRGMAELA, from the coding sequence ATGAACCGACGTACGCTCGAGTTTGTGTCGAGAAGATTCAGAAGCTACTATGCAAGGGCTCACATACCAGAGCCACCCCGTGCACGGGAGAGAGAGTGGGCATTCGTGAGGTTCGAGAGCCTTCCTGCGTTTGTGGTGAGAAGGCACATGGGCTTTTCCACATTCGATGATGTGCTCCTGTTTCTCAGGAGTGAGGCTCCCATGCATGCATACTACTCCACCGCCCTGTATGCCAACCCATCGGCACAGAGCATGCAGAAAAAGGGGTGGAGGGGAGCAGAGCTCATATTCGACCTGGATGCTGACCATCTGAGGGATGCACCACAATCGTACTCTGCGATGCTCGAGCTGGTGAAAAAGGAGACGCTAAAGCTCGTCGAGCTCATCGTGGATGACTTCGGGTTCGAGGATGTACACGTGGTGTTTTCTGGGGGAAGGGGATACCATGTGCACGTGCGTGATGAGGCTGTGCTCTCCCTTGGAAGCTCAGAGCGAAGGGAGATAGTGGACTATGTGAGGGCGACGGGCATCGAGCTTGGATATGTGATGGACAGGTGGAGCCAGCGGAAGGTGGGGCATGGATGGTCGGCAAGACTTGCGAGGTGTGTTGGACGGCACATTGCCCAGTATGCTGCCATGGAGCCAAAGGATGCGCTAAGGGCACTTCAAAAGTTCCCCGGGGTGGGGAAGAAAAGGGCAGAGAGGTTGCTCGCACTCGCCCGCAGGATAGCAAGGGGAGAACCTCCCGAGGGATGGGTGGGGGAGCTTGCGTTGTGGGACACGAGGAAGTTCACCATCCCCCTTTTGGAGAGGTGCGTGCGCACCCTCTTGTGTGAGGTGGACGAGCCCGTGAGCACAGACATCAAGAGACTCATAAGGCTGGAGGGCTCACTTCACGGAAAGACTGGACTTAGGGTGGTGCCCATAGGAGGGGTGGAGGATTTGCGCACGTTTGAGCCTCTCTCGGACGCCATTGCCTTTTCGGATGCCCCCGTGAGGGTGAGAATGCTCAAGCCCAGCACGATGGAGTTTTGTGGTGAGCGGGAGCATGTGGAGCAGGGGGAATGCGAGCTTCCAGAGTATGCAGCCATCTACTTCATGTGCAGGGGGATGGCCGAACTCGCTTAG
- the aspS gene encoding aspartate--tRNA(Asn) ligase — translation MKRLYTTDIRDADEGEEVALRGWVHEIRDLGGILFLLLRDREGIAQITLVKKKTSEELMNTVRGLSRESVIWVKGKVKQEDKAPMGYEVIPQDIVVLNIAESPLPLDPTEKVRADLDTRLDARFMDTRTRRGMAIFRIRHHMLQATREFLSEEGFIEITTPKIVASATEGGTALFPLSYFDKEAFLNQSPQLFKQLMMAGGFEKVFEIGPIFRAEEHDTRRHLNEATSIDIEQSFVDHNDVMEVLERLVSHVYERVAQDAQRWLDVLGVKLTVPEVPFQRLTYDEALDIASKVEPELCWGDDLTTQSEKTIGAEVGEHYFIVDWPTDAKPYYAMPHEHKPEISKSFDLMHPRMELASGTQRIHQHALLKERIASKGLEPESFEFYLRAFRYGMPPHAGWGLGAERLLMTMLELDNIRECVLFPRDRRRLSP, via the coding sequence ATGAAAAGACTATACACCACCGATATCAGGGATGCAGACGAGGGAGAGGAAGTGGCACTTAGGGGTTGGGTGCACGAGATAAGGGACCTCGGTGGAATACTGTTTCTCCTGCTAAGAGACCGTGAGGGAATAGCCCAGATCACTCTGGTGAAGAAAAAGACGTCAGAAGAGCTCATGAACACCGTGAGGGGGCTCTCGAGGGAGAGTGTGATATGGGTAAAAGGTAAGGTAAAGCAGGAAGACAAGGCTCCCATGGGCTACGAGGTCATCCCACAGGATATCGTGGTGCTCAACATCGCCGAATCGCCCCTTCCCCTTGACCCAACCGAGAAGGTGAGGGCAGACCTCGACACGAGGCTGGATGCGAGGTTCATGGACACCCGCACGAGAAGAGGTATGGCCATCTTCAGAATCAGACACCACATGCTACAGGCTACGAGAGAGTTTCTCTCGGAAGAGGGCTTCATAGAGATCACCACACCCAAGATAGTGGCATCTGCCACCGAGGGGGGCACAGCCCTGTTTCCGCTCTCATACTTCGACAAGGAGGCTTTCCTCAACCAGTCCCCCCAGCTCTTCAAGCAGCTCATGATGGCTGGTGGATTCGAAAAAGTGTTCGAGATAGGACCCATCTTCAGGGCAGAGGAGCACGATACCCGCCGCCACCTGAACGAAGCCACGTCGATAGACATCGAGCAGAGCTTTGTTGACCACAACGACGTGATGGAGGTGCTGGAGAGGCTCGTCTCCCACGTGTATGAGAGAGTGGCACAGGATGCCCAGAGGTGGCTGGATGTGCTTGGGGTGAAGCTCACCGTTCCAGAGGTGCCCTTCCAGCGGCTAACATACGACGAGGCGCTCGATATCGCCTCCAAGGTGGAACCCGAGCTGTGCTGGGGAGACGACCTCACCACCCAGTCGGAAAAGACCATCGGAGCCGAGGTGGGGGAGCACTACTTCATAGTGGACTGGCCCACCGATGCAAAGCCCTACTATGCCATGCCCCATGAGCACAAACCAGAGATATCAAAGAGCTTTGACCTGATGCACCCGAGGATGGAGCTTGCCTCTGGAACACAGCGGATACACCAGCATGCACTTCTGAAGGAGAGGATAGCGAGCAAGGGGCTCGAACCAGAGAGCTTTGAGTTCTATCTTCGGGCATTCAGGTATGGCATGCCCCCACATGCCGGCTGGGGGCTGGGGGCAGAGCGGCTGCTCATGACGATGCTCGAGCTGGACAACATCAGGGAGTGCGTGCTGTTTCCGAGGGACAGAAGAAGGCTCTCGCCATGA
- a CDS encoding cation:proton antiporter regulatory subunit — protein sequence MAEIHETELPGVGKKYTMETKEHGRIVVVIHSTGQRDLYLFEKCCEEPSASMTLSDEEARLLGAVLEGAYYQPLVTENLELVMEGLTITWVKVEEGSPLANNTIAHLQIRKLTGVSIIAIIRGEERIPNPSPDIMLQPGDTLVCIGTREQFDAFKRQFGVA from the coding sequence ATGGCCGAAATTCACGAGACAGAGCTTCCCGGTGTGGGAAAAAAGTACACGATGGAGACCAAGGAGCACGGCAGGATAGTGGTGGTCATTCACTCCACCGGGCAGCGAGACCTCTACCTGTTCGAAAAGTGCTGTGAGGAGCCCAGCGCCTCCATGACCCTGTCCGATGAGGAGGCACGGCTGCTTGGGGCAGTGCTCGAGGGGGCTTACTACCAGCCACTGGTGACGGAGAACCTCGAGCTGGTGATGGAGGGGCTCACCATCACATGGGTAAAGGTGGAGGAGGGCTCTCCCCTCGCCAACAACACGATTGCACACCTTCAGATCAGAAAGCTCACTGGCGTGTCCATAATCGCCATCATAAGGGGAGAGGAGCGAATACCCAATCCCTCACCAGACATCATGTTGCAGCCAGGGGACACACTGGTGTGCATAGGCACGAGAGAGCAGTTCGATGCGTTCAAGAGGCAGTTTGGCGTAGCGTGA